Genomic DNA from Blastocatellia bacterium:
ATCGAGACCGAGGAGAACGAGGTCGGCTCCTTCGACCGCAAGAGCTAACGCCGCCGTCCGTCCGATGCCGCGATTCCCACCGGTAATCAGCACGACGCGATCCTTGAGCTTCATGACTCGGTCGCCTCCTCTGTGCCCAGATCTCCGTACAGCCTCTCCATGCACTCGGGGCAGATGCTGTGGCTGAACTCGGCTTCGGAGTGCTCGCGGACGTAGGACTCGATTTGTTTCCAGTAGCCCTGATCATCGCGGATTTTCTTACAGGAGGCGCAGATCGGCAGCAAGCCCCGTAACGTCTTGATGCGGGCGAGTGCCTCTTGAAGTTGCTCGATGAGGCGCTCCCGTTCCTGCTCCGCCCGCTTCCGTTCGCTGATGTCCCGGGCGGCGTAGACGACCGCCTTCGGCCGTCCCCGGTCGTCCAACACGAACGAACGCGAGAGCAAGACAGGGAATTCGCTGCCATCCTTGCGCCGATGAAGGACCTCCCCCTCACTCGTCACGTCGCCGAGCAGCTCGCAGCTTCTCCCCTTCACTTCCGCGTCCTCGTAGCCGTAGGTCTCACAAAAAGCTCCGTTGGC
This window encodes:
- a CDS encoding PAS domain S-box protein; its protein translation is MTKTRILLVEDNPGDQRAFIELVVHENLPYDYRIAGSVAEAKHLLQSENFDVVITDHFLGDGTAFDIFDLEIDAPVIIVTGAGDEETAVRALKAGAYDYLVKDLYSHYLQVLPLTVEHAIIRKRAEDQARMLSQAMMSISESVFITDLEGRFLFANGAFCETYGYEDAEVKGRSCELLGDVTSEGEVLHRRKDGSEFPVLLSRSFVLDDRGRPKAVVYAARDISERKRAEQERERLIEQLQEALARIKTLRGLLPICASCKKIRDDQGYWKQIESYVREHSEAEFSHSICPECMERLYGDLGTEEATES